The stretch of DNA GACTATGAAATCCCCAAAAAGGCTCCTTCTTCAAAGATGATTATGGAGGTAACTAGATTTAATACTTCCAATAAAACTTATGAGGCAAAACTTTCGGTTTCAGATTTTAAAAGACTAACTCGGCGACGATTCGGTACTGTGTTTGTGAATAATGAGCCTAGAGGATGGCATACGGGAGTATATTATTCAGGAATTATGCGTTTTGAGATTTCATCCTTATCTGAACCAAACCAGCCTATTGTGGCTCTTAAAAAAGAGTTCAAAGATTGGGATTATCCTTTGAGAAGGAATGATAAAAAATTAGTTCAACCCTCCTTTATCGGCGCGATAGGTAAACTGTATTTTTTGCCAGATTCACAGCCCGTTTTCATGCTTTTCTCTAAGGTTTATAAAGGTGTTTATCAACCCCGTAAAGGTATTGATGATGCAGCCTTTAGTGTAATGGTTCCTTAAATATAGCCAGTTTAAATCAATTGTGAGATTGGCTTTTTTAAACAAACCACAGAGGCACAGAGGCCGCAGAGGAGAGAAAGGGAGGTTCTTATGAATCATTTAGGACTGCTATAGATTGATTCTTATTCGCCAACTTTATCCAATTGTTGCCCTAATTCCTGACGCAAGCGATAGAGAATAGTATCGGGTTCAACCTGATTGAGAATATCTTGAATGACTGTACTTGGCCCCATTGGCCCCCAACTGCAACCTTGTTCCAGATAAACTTGCGCCGCCTGACCCACTGCATAAGCGCCGTAACCTGCAATCCCCGCTTGTGCGATCGCACTTCCGGTATACGCTGTCACCCCTGATGCACTGTCAAACACACTAGTGACGGCAGAGGCACTTTTCCCCAACCCCAACACCATACTGCTACCCATTTCACCGAGTAGTAACCCACCGGAACTAACGACAATTTTCTTCCAGAGTTTACCGGCTTCGTAACTGGTCATGGGTAAACCATACAGCCGCGAAAGAGAACGAATTAGGGCTAAATCTGCGATCGCACCGCCTAAGACATCCACCACCCCAATGGGATTGAGCGCTACCGCCAGAGATTTATACTTACTAAAACGCCAGATTAACTCTTCCGCTTCGGCTTTGCGGAACTCAAGCGTTTTCTTCGCCATGTTCGCCTCTGCATTCCGCGCCTGAAACAGGGCATTAAGGGCCAGCAGCGATCGCCCCTCCCGGTTGAGTATCTTAAAAATCTTCTGCTTCAACTCATCAATCTGCGCTGGCGGCGTCTCCCATTCATAGGTGACGCGACCATCAGGCCACTCGACGCGCACTTCTAAAGGTGCGGGTTCTGCCGCAACCATCACAATCTCATCTTCGGTCAACGTCTTTTGCAGCCGACGGTCTTTGGGACTCCCCGTACCTAGTTGTTGCAGCTGGCGGTAAATTGCCTCCCGGTCTTGGTCGGGATAGAGGTCAATTTTGTTGAATACTAGGATGATCGGTTTTTGGTTTTGCCGCAATTCGCAAAGCGCCTGATACTCGGTGCGCGTAATGTCACCCGCCACCACAAACAAAATTAAATCCGCTTGCGAGGCCACCTCCCGCGCCATCTGCGCCCGTGACTCACCCTGAATTTCATCCAATCCGGGGGTATCAATTAACTCCACCTGCACTTTCCCCTCTGTGCCCGGTGTCCAGCGTACAGACCTAGGCCATTGGGTGACACCGTGCAAGGGGCCGGTTTGCAGAATCTTCTGTCCCAGCAAGGCATTAACGACGGCTGATTTTCCGCGACTGACCAAACCAAAGGCAGCAATGCGAATCACTCCCTGGTCTAGCTTGTCGAGAGAAGATTTTAAACTCTCGATTTCAGTTCGTAGCGCCGCTTGCAGTTCCACATCGGGGAGATTGTCACCGTGGCGGCGCAGGTTGGAATACCAGGAGAGGGCGTCGCGCAAACTGGTACGAGTGCGGTTGAAGAGTGTTTCTTGTGGCTGGTTTCGGGTTGGGGAGGTTTTGGAGTAACTCAAGGTTAGACCGGGAAAGACAGGCTACAACTCTATTTTCCTCGATCTGAGGTTTTGTAACATTCTCGGTAGATATACTCCGCAGGGTTATAATGTGTCTTTCTGAACGGAGCGATAGCGGAGTGTTAGCGAAACCGCTTATTTTTCTCTTATTAAATTCTATTTAGAACCCCGAAATTATCCTAGAAAAAGTTTGACTTACATAAAAACATTTTAATTAAAAAATTGAAACAATCTCTAGCTTTATTATCTGGCAAGAGTGAATAAAGATAAATTAAATATTAAAATTAAATGCAAAAATATGATTAAAAATGT from Microcoleus sp. AS-A8 encodes:
- a CDS encoding GTP-binding protein → MSYSKTSPTRNQPQETLFNRTRTSLRDALSWYSNLRRHGDNLPDVELQAALRTEIESLKSSLDKLDQGVIRIAAFGLVSRGKSAVVNALLGQKILQTGPLHGVTQWPRSVRWTPGTEGKVQVELIDTPGLDEIQGESRAQMAREVASQADLILFVVAGDITRTEYQALCELRQNQKPIILVFNKIDLYPDQDREAIYRQLQQLGTGSPKDRRLQKTLTEDEIVMVAAEPAPLEVRVEWPDGRVTYEWETPPAQIDELKQKIFKILNREGRSLLALNALFQARNAEANMAKKTLEFRKAEAEELIWRFSKYKSLAVALNPIGVVDVLGGAIADLALIRSLSRLYGLPMTSYEAGKLWKKIVVSSGGLLLGEMGSSMVLGLGKSASAVTSVFDSASGVTAYTGSAIAQAGIAGYGAYAVGQAAQVYLEQGCSWGPMGPSTVIQDILNQVEPDTILYRLRQELGQQLDKVGE